The genome window CGGGCCTCGGCGGTGTACACCACCACCAAGGGGGCGGTGAATGCCTCCGGACGCAAGCTCATCGCGAACCTGGAACGGGCCCGCCACGCCGATCTCTGGCGGGTGCTGGTGGCCCTCTCGATCAGGCACGTGGGCCCCACCGCCGCGCGGGCGCTGGCGCAGCGCTATCACGACGTGCAGGCGATCCTCAGCGCCCCGGTGGAGGAACTGGCCGAGATTGAGGGGGTGGGCCCGGCGATCGCGGCCTCCGTGGTGGCCTGGGGCGAGGTGGACTGGCACCGGCAGATCGTGGAGCGCTGGGCCGCCGCCGGGGTGACCATGAGCGAGGACACCAGCGATCAGCCCGCGCAGGTGCTAGAGGGCATGACCGTGGTGGTCACCGGCACCCTGGAGGGAATGAGCCGCGACGAGGCCAAGGAGGCCATCATCGCCAGGGGTGGCAAGGCGGCGGGATCGGTGTCCAAGAAAACCACCTACGTGGTGGCGGGAGAGAACGCCGGTTCCAAGGAAACCAAGGCACGGCAATTAGGCGTGCCGGTATTGGACGAGGAGGGCTTTGCGGAGCTACTGCGGGGAGAACTGTAGGGGAGCATTGCGGCGAGGAATGCTAAGCGACGCTTTTATTATCTCCTTATTATCTCCACGATGTGGTCCTGTGCCTCCTTAGCCTCTGGGATTGGCATGGCCACGTACACGTGGTTCATGGCGGGGGCGACGGTGTAGTTATGCTCAATTCCCGCCGCCTCTAATTTTTCGTGGAACAGTTGATTATCGGGATAGAATATCTCGTGGGTGCCCACGAAGATGGATATTTTCCCTAAGCCGTTGAGATCCCCGTGTAATGGGCTGACGTAAGGGAGCGTCATGGCCTCTTTGCTCCCGGCCCATAGGCGGCCCAATTTATTCAGACCCCATGCGGAGAGCATGGGGTCCACGCCCTCGTATCGGGGGATCTCGGGATTCGTGGTGGCAACATCGAGCCAGGGGGATAGCAGGATGATGTTCTTGGGCTGCGGTAGATCTTTATCCCGAAGGTGCATGGCAAACCCGAGGGCAAAGCCTCCTCCGGCGGAGTCGCCCATGAGGGTGATCTGTTCGGGGGAGGAGACGCCCTCTATAACGGCGCGGTAGAGGGAATCCATGAGGGGAAAATCTTGCGCATAGCCATTGTCCGGCAGCTTTGGGTAGATGGGGAAAATGACCTTGGCGTCAAGCGAGCGCGCTATGCGGGCGAGCATCTTGTAGTGGAAAGGGGAGGGCTGGTGCAGGTATGCGCCGCCGTGGATATACAAGATTACTCGCTGCCGGTCATCCTTCCTATCGTTCCAGGTGAAAACCTGCATTCCGCTTTGGTGAGTCTCGGTGACGGCCATTCCCACGTATTTCTGGGGGTTGGGTAGGGGCTTGCCGTTTTCCGTCCTCATGGAATCGAGTAATTTATTAAAAGAATCTTCGGAATCCTGTTGGAATGTCTTTTTTGATGTGCTGATCCACAGTACTTTTTCGACTAATATGCTGCGGAGGGAGCGCTGGACTTTCGGGTGATTCTTTGCGTTGGGGGCGATGGAAACCTTGGATGCTGCCCAGGAGAGAGGATTCATGGATATGGTGTTTTCAGTCCTTGTTGGTAGATAAATGCCTCCATTACGATATTGTGATCGTTATCATTCTGTCAATTTTTGCACACAGGCGCATATTGATTGGGGTTCATTTATGTCATGCCTGTTGCGCTGGTGGCTTGCGGGGTAGAAGCGCCTGTCCGTGGCCTCGTGCTGGTGAGAAGTTGCTCCTGCTGCTGCGGTCGGTAGTGTAGGAAAAATAAATGCCAGCAGCGTCACCGACTCTCCGCGAAAGGTCAGCCTCTGATGCCTCCCATTCCGCCAGCCCTCATCATGCCCGCTCTTGATGTGCTGGCCATCTCCGTGCTCGTCTTTGCCATTTACTTTCCCCGCCATCGGCGTACCGATCTCGTGGTGGCCTTTCTGGGAGTCAATATCGGCGTGTTCGGCGTAGCCACCACGTTGGCCTCTCACGAGGTGGGCATGGGGCTGGGAATGGGGCTCTTTGGCGTGCTGTCCATCATTCGCCTGCGCTC of Corynebacterium sp. 21KM1197 contains these proteins:
- a CDS encoding alpha/beta hydrolase; its protein translation is MNPLSWAASKVSIAPNAKNHPKVQRSLRSILVEKVLWISTSKKTFQQDSEDSFNKLLDSMRTENGKPLPNPQKYVGMAVTETHQSGMQVFTWNDRKDDRQRVILYIHGGAYLHQPSPFHYKMLARIARSLDAKVIFPIYPKLPDNGYAQDFPLMDSLYRAVIEGVSSPEQITLMGDSAGGGFALGFAMHLRDKDLPQPKNIILLSPWLDVATTNPEIPRYEGVDPMLSAWGLNKLGRLWAGSKEAMTLPYVSPLHGDLNGLGKISIFVGTHEIFYPDNQLFHEKLEAAGIEHNYTVAPAMNHVYVAMPIPEAKEAQDHIVEIIRR